A region from the Fusarium musae strain F31 chromosome 1, whole genome shotgun sequence genome encodes:
- a CDS encoding hypothetical protein (EggNog:ENOG41) — MSTTPWDYIAKLVCIGDSGCGKSSLTIRLCEGRFSPHHDVTIGVEFGSRIVPVGPPHSKIGAANSSDPDNKDQEADGLPEPPRDDSNTPQKHMKLSLWDTAGQETYKSVTRSYFRGASGALLVFDLSRKQTFQHVTDWLNDLRQIAEPDIVVILVGNKADLTQQEDNKREVTREEAEEWAKRNGVMEYVETSAKSGENVEKAFMRVAERIYNNIQAGKYDLNDRRSGVKGAGAGGNRQVKLSGDANKSAGGGCC; from the coding sequence ATGTCGACCACACCGTGGGATTACATCGCCAAACTCGTCTGCATCGGCGACTCAGGATGCGGCAAGTCTAGTCTTACCATCCGTCTCTGCGAAGGACGCTTTTCGCCTCATCACGACGTCACCATTGGCGTTGAATTCGGCTCCCGTATCGTCCCCGTCGGCCCTCCGCACTCAAAAATTGGCGCTGCAAACTCTTCAGACCCCGATAACAAGGACCAAGAAGCCGACGGTCTTCCTGAACCTCCTCGGGATGACTCCAACACACCCCAGAAGCATATGAAGCTTAGTCTTTGGGACACAGCTGGCCAGGAGACATACAAGTCTGTCACCCGATCTTACTTCCGAGGCGCAAGCGGTGCCTTGTTGGTCTTCGACCTATCTCGAAAGCAAACCTTTCAGCATGTTACAGACTGGCTCAACGATCTACGACAGATCGCCGAGCCCGATATTGTGGTTATCCTGGTTGGTAACAAGGCAGACCTGACACAACAGGAGGACAACAAGCGTGAGGTCACACGCGAGGAGGCAGAGGAGTGGGCTAAGCGTAATGGCGTTATGGAATACGTCGAGACAAGCGCAAAGAGTGGCGAGAATGTGGAAAAGGCTTTCATGCGGGTAGCAGAGAGGATATACAACAACATCCAGGCGGGCAAGTACGATCTTAACGACAGAAGATCCGGGGTCAAGGGTGCAGGGGCTGGTGGAAATCGTCAAGTCAAGCTATCTGGAGATGCCAACAAGTCAGCGGGAGGTGGCTGCTGTTAG
- a CDS encoding hypothetical protein (EggNog:ENOG41): MFSEYASRFLAQSQSRLSNFGQADNNDNPPRQSEWPSRSTRNQRETGRGNGPSRSFLGRGYGGNPYQQTGAGSRFGQLAFASRISAAQDAPLFHSTLDEFREEDDEEERDREAADMFALQRSRRVAAASKLADSVESDAHSRGSLEDSLNQEGPYRDMSMRRGIRSSWNGTRSTHRPGLARDTIGEEAEDDARSSLDRDSSQGTDAKGKMVDVGLESQDDPDEDPPASLLGGQTPRESSPPAFQQFKSTDAERTPFMTRRESTTETDASIQRGAPQDEEPVQTTFQYIEGEIFRHDPFFAWIFLISLAGMLSTFFLVWLHTSPRKSPVGDTIYTTLQKSFHMLAVDTVVAVFVSFIWLAALRSFVRPLVSVILIAVPVILFSFSIYSFVSSFKGRWHGSSFQDSVMRWASIIPAISCILWIWLVVRGRRAIQQAIEILQFSSRILAQNSALLFVGFGCLALIVVWTWAWLAMFTRVFMGGHFSKSMLRFVIQLSSWWLGAAFIFLYMWTVSVINAVHRATTAATVSQWYFHRNAGPATPSREIVSAALNHALTTVFGSLCESTLLSLLIRAPLIFLPRKLGATVTNIASFWIPTPVIALMNPLTVTYSAIHSQNLATSARGLDQMELVSPTVPTTTLTPRALRNRGQPNGLLPYRLAKLLLVATRLIMATGLGFAGWVITAKQLRIQLPDGVGVRGSAYAYVVGMMASFIGYSVMGAMEGILSGIVDAVLICYGSERRMERGHGRFCLEAAYLFGERRGGDTMEYA; this comes from the exons ATGTTTTCGGAGT ATGCATCGAGGTTCTTAGCCCAGTCACAATCCAGGCTATCGAACTTCGGACAAGCCGATAACAACGACAATCCTCCACGACAATCAGAGTGGCCATCCCGCTCCACACGGAATCAGCGCGAAACAGGACGAGGAAATGGACCAAGTAGATCTTTCTTGGGTCGAGGCTATGGAGGAAACCCATATCAACAAACCGGCGCCGGGTCTCGGTTTGGTCAATTAGCTTTCGCATCGCGCATATCAGCTGCCCAAGATGCACCACTATTCCACAGCACTTTGGACGAATTTCGggaagaggacgacgaggaagagagggatCGAGAGGCTGCCGATATGTTTGCTCTCCAGAGGTCAAGGCGGGTAGCAGCTGCAAGCAAACTCGCCGATAGTGTTGAATCCGACGCCCATAGCCGGGGTTCTTTGGAGGACAGCTTAAACCAGGAGGGTCCATATCGAGATATGAGCATGCGCCGCGGTATTCGAAGCAGCTGGAATGGAACGAGAAGCACTCACCGCCCAGGACTTGCGAGAGATACCATAGGTGAAGAAGCCGAAGACGATGCTCGTTCAAGTCTAGACCGAGACAGTAGTCAGGGAACCGATGCTAAAGGCAAAATGGTTGACGTTGGACTCGAGTCGCAAGATGATCCAGATGAGGACCCTCCGGCTTCGCTTTTGGGAGGACAAACTCCGCGAGAAAGCAGCCCTCCGGCTTTCCAGCAATTTAAGAGCACAGATGCGGAACGAACACCATTCATGACGAGGCGAGAGTCTACGACAGAGACCGATGCCAGTATACAGCGAGGTGCTCCCCAGGACGAAGAGCCTGTACAAACGACATTTCAATACATCGAGGGTGAAATCTTTCGACATGATCCTTTCTTCGCTTGGATCTTCTTAATCAGTCTTGCTGGCATGCTCTCGACATTCTTCTTGGTATGGCTTCACACATCACCACGGAAAAGCCCGGTCGGCGACACCATCTACACTACACTACAAAAGTCATTTCACATGCTTGCGGTGGATACAGTAGTGGCCGTGTTTGTATCGTTCATCTGGCTGGCAGCCCTACGATCGTTTGTGCGGCCTCTGGTCAGCGTGATCTTGATTGCGGTGCCAGTCATCCTGTTCTCCTTTTCGATATACTCCTTTGTGTCGTCCTTCAAAGGCCGATGGCACGGGAGCAGTTTCCAGGATTCTGTCATGAGATGGGCTTCTATAATCCCTGCAATCTCTTGCATATTATGGATCTGGCTTGTAGTACGAGGACGACGCGCCATCCAACAGGCGATTGAGATTCTTCAGTTTTCCAGCCGTATTCTAGCCCAGAACTCAGCGCTGCTGTTCGTTGGTTTTGGATGTTTGGCCTTGATTGTCGTGTGGACCTGGGCATGGCTCGCTATGTTTACCAGGGTCTTCATGGGCGGTCATTTTAGCAAGTCCATGCTCCGCTTCGTAATTCAGCTTTCAAGCTGGTGGCTAGGTGCTGCATTCATCTTCCTTTACATGTGGACGGTCTCGGTGATCAATGCTGTTCATCGTGCTACCACAGCCGCAACGGTATCCCAGTGGTACTTTCATCGTAATGCTGGGCCTGCTACGCCTTCGCGCGAGATTGTTTCAGCTGCTCTCAACCATGCTCTCACGACTGTTTTTGGCAGTCTCTGCGAATCAACTCTTTTGTCTCTGTTGATTCGAGCACCTCTGATTTTCCTACCCAGGAAACTCGGAGCTACCGTCACAAATATTGCATCGTTTTGGATCCCAACACCGGTCATCGCACTGATGAACCCACTGACTGTTACTTATTCTGCTATACATTCTCAGAATCTTGCTACTTCGGCCAGGGGCCTGGATCAGATGGAGCTTGTATCCCCAACGGTCCCTACAACTACATTGACTCCGCGAGCTTTGCGAAATCGCGGACAGCCCAATGGACTCTTGCCCTATCGACTTGCCAAACTGCTGCTTGTGGCAACACGACTTATCATGGCCACTGGTCTTGGTTTTGCAGGTTGGGTGATTACCGCGAAGCAGCTTCGAATTCAGCTGCCAGATGGCGTGGGTGTCCGAGGTTCGGCTTATGCCTACGTCGTTGGTATGATGGCCAGTTTCATTGGATACTCTGTTATGGGCGCGATGGAAGGCATCTTGAGCGGTATCGTCGACGCAGTTTTGATCTGCTACGGCAGCGAACGACGCATGGAAAGAGGACATGGACGATTTTGTCTCGAGGCAGCATATCTGTTTGGAGAGCGCCGAGGAGGCGACACAATGGAGTACGCATGA
- a CDS encoding hypothetical protein (EggNog:ENOG41) has protein sequence MSPAKSITVLCSPCHLGIEDVAVGAGPKALINAGFIDAIRNLGVTVNAHEIEPVDDFDGDISRLFELLRRTSLLAENITRRGEFPIILAGNCSTTVGVQAGLTAALGEVPSCVWFDAHDDFNTPDVLKSGYLDSMPVAMMAGLCWKTLLASIHGFEAMDLKQNLVHCGMRDVTDLERSRVEEAGFPIIWGDIEQHVDFEGELGKVLDKKKFSQTMVHLDLDALDISVGNVNKFSAHGGLLADDLEKCFKMIPSKTKPVSLTIASFDPSYDEPGTIEPVAIKGVVAFVQGLISQGYLEKSSD, from the coding sequence ATGTCTCCCGCAAAATCCATAACTGTTCTCTGTTCTCCCTGTCATCTTGGTATCGAAGATGTTGCCGTTGGCGCTGGGCCAAAAGCGCTCATCAATGCCGGCTTCATCGACGCAATTCGCAACCTGGGCGTGACTGTCAACGCTCACGAGATCGAACCTGTTGATGACTTTGACGGTGATATCAGTCGCCTCTTCGAGCTTCTGCGTCGCACTTCCCTACTTGCAGAAAATATCACTCGCAGGGGAGAATTCCCTATCATTTTGGCTGGTAACTGTTCAACCACTGTTGGTGTTCAAGCCGGTTTAACAGCTGCGCTTGGGGAAGTACCTTCTTGTGTGTGGTTTGACGCTCACGACGACTTCAACACGCCTGATGTCCTTAAGAGTGGATATCTTGACTCAATGCCTGTTGCCATGATGGCAGGTCTGTGCTGGAAGACTCTCTTGGCTAGTATTCACGGATTTGAGGCCATGGATCTCAAGCAAAACCTTGTGCACTGCGGTATGCGAGATGTGACAGACCTTGAGCGCTCTCGAGTCGAGGAGGCTGGATTCCCCATCATTTGGGGAGATATAGAGCAGcatgttgactttgagggtgAACTTGGCAAGGTCCTCGATAAGAAGAAGTTTAGTCAAACTATGGTGCACTTGGATCTTGACGCTCTCGATATTTCTGTTGGCAATGTCAACAAGTTTTCTGCGCATGGTGGATTGCTGGCAGATGATCTGGAGAAATGCTTCAAGATGATCCCTTCAAAGACGAAGCCGGTATCGTTGACGATTGCATCGTTTGACCCTTCGTATGATGAACCGGGAACTATCGAGCCTGTTGCTATCAAAGGAGTCGTTGCTTTCGTCCAGGGCTTGATTTCACAAGGGTATCTTGAGAAATCATCAGATTAA
- a CDS encoding hypothetical protein (CAZy:GT39) — MAADKAAVASGADLGDGLRQRPVAGQANLQVPTPQPEDNKKLVKKEPSLLQTLDQWEVVIAPLIFTLLAIFTRLYKIGISNIVTWDEAHFGKFGSYYIKHEYYFDVHPPLGKMLVGLSGVLAGYNGTFEFKSGEKYPEEVNYTIMRIFNAAFGIFCIPLAYYTARELKLRRPAVWLVTLMVLCENSYTTISRFILLDSMLLCGTVATVFCWSKFHNQRHNSFEPEWFFWLFLTGLSIGCVCSVKLVGLFVTALVGLYTIEDLWRKFGDTKMPVTTLGAHVITRVVGLIVIPFLIYLLSFALHFAILDRSGPGDAQMSSLFQANLKGTQVGKDSPLEIAIGSRATIKNMGYGGGLLHSHVQTYPEGSKQQQVTCYHHKDTNNDWFFYPNRREEDYNPEGDLRFIGDNSVIRLIHAQTGRNLHSHDIAAPVTRGHKEVSSYGNLTVGDDKDHWKVEVVRDSASRDRSKIRTLTTAFRLKHEVLGCYLRAGNVNLPQWGFKQIEVTCTKENNPRDTYTHWNVEAHWNDKLPPAEAGVYKSPFFHDFVHLNVAMMTSNNALVPDPDKQDDLASKWWQWPFLHVGLRMCGWGDDIVKYFLLGNPLVYWGSTASLGIAGLVIVWYILRWQRGVNDLSENEIDHIHYAALYPLAGWFLHYLPFVIMARVTYVHHYYPALYFAILNFGFLIDWFTRNRNKTIQTIVYGILYTVIIGLYIYFIPICWGMTGNHKQYKYMKWFDNWRVTD; from the exons ATGGCTGCCGACAAGGCTGCCGTCGCCTCAGGCGCTGACCTAGGCGATGGTCTGAGACAGCGTCCTGTCGCTGGACAAGCTAACCTGCAAGTCCCGACTCCTCAGCCCGAGGACAACAAgaagcttgtcaagaag GAGCCCTCATTGCTTCAAACACTCGACCAGTGGGAGGTTGTCATTGCCCCGCTGATCTTCACTCTCCTGGCTATCTTCACTCGACTCTACAAGATTGGTATCAGCAATATCGTTACTTGGGATGAAGCTCA CTTCGGCAAGTTCGGTTCCTACTATATCAAGCATGAATACTACTTCGATGTCCACCCTCCTCTTGGCAAGATGCTCGTCGGTCTCTCTGGAGTCCTGGCTGGCTACAACGGAACATTCGAGTTCAAGTCTGGCGAAAAGTACCCCGAGGAAGTCAACTACACCATCATGCGCATCTTCAATGCGGCTTTCGGTATCTTCTGTATTCCTCTTGCTTACTACACTGCCCGTGAGCTCAAGCTTCGACGTCCTGCTGTGTGGCTTGTTACTCTGATGGTTCTTTGCGAGAACTCTTACACCACTATCAGCCGTTTCATTCTACTCGACTCCATGCTGCTATGCGGTACCGTGGCCACCGTCTTCTGCTGGTCCAAGTTCCACAACCAGCGACACAACAGCTTCGAGCCCGAGTGGttcttctggctcttcttgaCTGGCCTCAGCATTGGCTGTGTCTGCAGTGTCAAGCTTGTTGGTCTTTTCGTTACCGCTCTCGTTGGTCTTTACACCATTGAGGACCTCTGGCGAAAGTTCGGCGACACCAAGATGCCTGTT ACCACTCTTGGTGCCCACGTCATCACCCGTGTTGTTggcctcatcgtcatcccttTCCTCATCTATCTCCTCTCTTTCGCCCTGCACTTCGCCATTCTCGACCGCTCCGGCCCTGGTGATGCTCAAATGAGCTCCCTCTTCCAGGCTAACCTCAAGGGTACCCAGGTTGGAAAGGACAGCCCTCTCGAGATCGCGATTGGTTCTCGCGCTACTATCAAGAACATGGGCTACGGTGGTGGTCTTCTTCACTCTCACGTTCAGACCTACCCCGAGGGTtccaagcagcagcaggttACTTGCTACCACCACAAGGACACCAACAACGATTGGTTCTTCTACCCTAACCGCCGAGAGGAGGACTACAACCCTGAGGGTGATCTCCGATTCATTGGTGACAACTCCGTCATTCGACTTATCCACGCTCAGACTGGCCGCAACCTGCACTCTCATGACATCGCTGCCCCCGTCACCCGAGGCCATAAGGAAGTTTCCAGCTACGGTAACCTGACTGTTGGCGATGACAAGGACCACtggaaggttgaggttgttcGTGATTCTGCTTCTCGCGACCGCAGCAAGATCAGGACTCTTACCACTGCTTTCCGTCTCAAGCACGAGGTCCTTGGTTGTTACCTCCGAGCTGGCAACGTCAACCTTCCTCAGTGGGGTTTCAAGCAGATTGAGGTTACTTGCACCAAGGAGAACAACCCTCGTGACACCTACACCCACTGGAACGTAGAGGCTCACTGGAACGACAAGC TCCCTCCCGCCGAGGCTGGTGTCTACAAGTCCCCATTCTTCCACGACTTTGTTCACCTGAACGTCGCTATGATGACCTCCAACAACGCTCTGGTCCCCGATCCTGATAAGCAGGACGACCTTGCTTCCAAGTGGTGGCAGTGGCCTTTCCTTCATGTCGGTCTCCGTATGTGCGGGTGGGGTGATGATATCGTCAAGTACTTCCTCCTCGGTAACCCTCTCGTCTACTGGGGTTCTACTGCTTCTCTTGGAATTGCTGGCCTTGTCATCGTCTGGTACATTCTTCGATGGCAACGAGGTGTTAACGATCTCAGCGAGAACGAGATTGACCACATTCACTACGCGGCATTGTACCCCCTTGCCGGCTGGTTCCTTCACTATCTTCCTTTTGTTATCATGGCTCGTGTTACTTACGTGCATCACTACTACCCGGCTCTCTActttgccattctcaacttTGGCTTCCTTATTGACTGGTTCACTCGCAACCGCAACAAGACCATCCAGACCATCGTGTATGGCATTCTCTACACCGTCATTATCGGCCTTTACATTTACTTCATCCCCATTTGCTGGGGCATGACTGGCAACCACAAGCAGTACAAGTACATGAAGTGGTTCGACAACTGGCGAGTCACCGACTAA